The Desulfobotulus mexicanus genome includes the window CGCTCGGACTGGGAAACCATGCGTCATGCGGCGGATATGCTGGATGAGCTGGGCGTTTCCCACGAGGTGGAAGTGGTATCGGCCCACAGAACACCGGATAAGCTGTTTCAGTATGCCGAATCCGCAGAGGAGAGGGGTCTTGAGCTTGTGATTGCCGGAGCCGGTGGCGCGGCCCATCTTCCGGGTATGGTTGCGGCAAAGTGCGTCCTGCCTGTTCTGGGGGTTCCCGTGCAGTCCAGGGCACTCAATGGCATGGACTCCCTTCTTTCCATTGTACAGATGCCAGCCGGTATTCCCGTTGGCACCCTTGCCATTGGCCGGGCTGGAGCCATTAACGCCGCATTGCTGGCCGCAAGTATACTGGGCATCCGCTACCCTCAGATTCGTCAGGCCGTGGCTGCCTATAGGCGCAGCCAGACGGAAAGCGTTCTGGCGCAGCCGGATCCGCGAAGGCAGACACCATGAAAATCGGGATGCTGGGAGGCGGGCAGCTGGCCCGAATGCTGGCTCTGGCCGGTATTCCCCTTGGCTGTGAATTTACCATTTTTTCCCCGGACCGGGAGGCCTGCGCTGCGCCACTGGGACGCTCATGCTGTTATGATTACAGCGATGCAGAAGCTCTCATGGATCTGGCGGCCAGCTCTGATGTTATTGGTTTTGAATTTGAAAATGTTCCTGTCCGGACACTGGATTTTCTTGCGGACCATTTACCTGTCCGTCCCGGGCCGGAAGCATTAAGGCTGGCCCAGGATCGTGTCCATGAAAAGGAACTTTTCACGGAGCTGGACATACCCTGTGCGGCCTTTTTTCCAGTGGATTCTCTGGAAGATCTTCACAGGGCAGCGGCACTCATAGGTCTGCCCGCCGTTCTCAAGGCGAGACGGCAGGGATATGACGGCAGGGGTCAGACCCTTATACGGCAGATGGATGAAATGGCTCCGGCCTGGCAGCTTCTGGGTGGGCAGCCCGCAATTCTGGAAAGTCTTGTGGATTTTGACCGGGAAATATCCGTCATTGCCGTACGTGCCGCATCCGGGGAAACGGCCTTTTATGCCCTTTCCGAAAACACCCATCACCATGGCATACTGCGCCTTGCCGTAAGTCAGCCCCATGATTCCATGCAGGCGCAGGCCGAGCGTTATGCCCAAAGGCTCCTTGACAGGCTCGATTATGTCGGGGTGCTGGCTTTGGAACTTTTTCAGGCAGGTGACCACCTGCTTGCCAATGAATATGCACCAAGGGTCCATAATTCAGGCCACTGGACCATCGAGGGAGCGGCAACAAGTCAGTTTGAAAATCATCTGCGGGCCATCATGGGACTGCCGCTGGGTTCAACTGCTCTTCGGGGGGTTGCCGCCACCATCAACCTCATCGGTACCGTGCCGGATATGGCCCGGATACTTGGAACTCCCAACACCTGTCTGCACCTTTACGGCAAGGCCTGTAAACCAGGTCGCAAGCTCGGCCACGTAACGGTATGCGCCGACAGCATGAAGCAGTTGAATCAGATCCTATCGGATCTGTCAGGACTGTTCTCATCTGAAGCGGTGTCTGCCGTGGCCGAAGCTGGCCATTATCAGAATCAGAAACAAGGAGGATGTGCATGAGAGAGTCAAGCTACAAAGTGCTTCCCGGTCCGGAGGGCTATCTGCCCCCTGCGGCCGCTACAATGGGGGTGATGCTTCCCGATCCCGGTCAGGCGATCATGGAAGGGGAGTCGGTGGACAGGGATATCGCCCTGCGGGCGGCTGCCCGGAAACTGATTGAAGCCAGAAATCCGGTTTTCTTCCCCGGTCCGCTGATCCTCTGGGACTGGAAACCCGGCGTGGCGGAAAAGGCCACAGCCCTCAAAGAGCTTGCAGAAGCCGTTGGGGCAAAGATGATTCCCATGCCGGACTACCGGCCCAAGTATCCGATGATCAACCCGGCCATTGAGGTCAACCCCAACCACCCGAATCTTACCATCTGGCACAACAAGATTGATGTCTGCCTTTTTATCGGTGTTCATTGTCACTATGCCAATCTTGCCCTGAAGATCATCCGCGGCGGAACCGACTGCTACACCATTGCCGTATGCGCCGAGGCGGGTCATGAGGAAGCCATGATTTCCCTGCGGGATGCCGGTCTTTGCGAACTGCAGCGATTGCGGGAACTTGTAATTGAACTGAAAGGTGGCAAGAACCAATGATAGATCAGAAGATTGTTGATCCGGATTATCTATTGTTTGAAGCCCCCCGCACCAGTGAGTACATCACCGGCAGCGAGGCTGTCAGGGAGGCCATAAAACGTGCCAACGTTGATATGGCCATTGCCTATCCCATTACACCCCAGTCCGAAAGCATGCATCTGGTTGGAGATATTTATGCCCAGGGGTATGTGAAGGAATATTTCCGGGGTGAAAATGAATTTGCCGTCATGTCTTCGGTTGCGGGTGCATCCATGGCCGGGGTGCGTGTTTTTACGGCCACGGGCGGTCCCGGAACCATGCGGGCCTTTGAGGTGTTCCCCACCTGGGCCGGTGCCCGTCTTCCCATTGTCTGTGCCTTCATGACCCGCGGAGTGAACTCCCCCCTGACCATCCAGCCGGACACCATTGAGATGGCCTATCTGCTGGAAACGGGCATCCTGATGCTGCATGCGGAAAATTCCCAGGATCTGCATGACATGCTCCTCATGGCCTTCATGGTGGCAGAAAAAACGGACGTGCATATTCCTGTGGGAGTCTTTGCAGACGGGTTTTTCGTGACCCATACCCGGGACAAGGTGAATATGCTCCCCGAAGACTGCAAGCTCCCCTCCTATGATCCCTATAGTGCTCCGGTTCCGGTTATGGATATGGAAAATGTACCGGTACGGCAGATGCGTGATCCCTTTGTTATGAAGAGTAACTTCATCAGCTATGCTGCCCATGCTTCCTGGCAGCAGGAGATTGATGCGGCCGCAGAACGTTCCCGCAAATATCTTAATCACTACCTTGGCGGCCTGATTGATGTGGAACACGAGGATGCGGATATCTTTATTGCAACCTCGGGTACGGCTGTGAGTCAGAGCCGTGAGGCCATTGCCATTGCCCGGGAAGAGGGAATTAATGTGGGCCTCATCAAGATTAAAAGCATCCGTCCCTTCCCCCGGGAAGAGATCTGTGCCCTGGCATCCCGGGCAAAGGGCATCATTGTACCGGAATTCAACCGCGTGGGCTGGCTTGCCAAGGAAATATGCAATGTGATTGATGAACCCCGCAAGGTTGTCCGGGGGCCCAGGGTTTTTGGCGGTATGACCATGCCACCGGAGCTTATTCTTGCAGAAATCAGGAGGATCCATCAATGAAAACCGGAATGCTGAAAATATCTCCCGGATTTGAGGATATCATGCCGCCGGAATACCGGGAGCTGGTGGATAATGGTCCCTACGGCAAAAACTACGGCATCGGTGACCTTGGATCTTACAAGGAGCTTCTGGAAGAACACCCCCTTTGTGCCGGCTGTGGTCTGGCCCTTTCCCTGCGTCTCACACTGGCATCCCTTCCCATGCCGGAAGATACGGTGATTGTCGGTTCCACCGGTTGCAGTGCGCTGGCTTTCCCCCAGGTGGCACTGCACAATATCCACTCCCTGTTCGGCAATCAGAATGCCGTTGCCTCCGGACTGAAACGGGCATTGAAACTGCGCTTCCCGGATAAGGAAAAGGATGTGGTGGTCATTGCCGGAGACGGTGCCACCGCCGACATCGGCCTTGATATGGTAATGCAGTCCTGGCTGCGCCGTGAAAAAATCACCACCATCATGCTGGACAATGAGGCCTATGCCAATACCGGTGGTCAGGAAAGCGGCATGTCCATGCAGGGTGCGGTTCTGAACATGGCACCTACGGGGAAAAAGTTTCCCAAGCTTTCTTTGCCGGAGATTGCCCAGACCTGTGGCTGCGCCTATGTGGCTGCGGCTTCACCGGCCAAACCCAAGCAGCTGGCAAAGGTTGTGAGGCGGGCCATTCTGGTGGCAAGGGAGATTGGTCCCACCTATGTGCAGCTCTACAGTCCCTGTCCCACAAACTACAAGTTCAACCCCAAAGAGACCGTATCCCTGATCAAGCAGCGGGAGAAGGATGGGCTTTATCAGAGCAAAGAGTATATTTCACAGGAAGCCAAGGCGTTTCTGGAGAGTATTGAGGTGAAAAAATGAATGCAATGGAAAGAGTCTTTATCCGGATGTCCGGCCTTGGAGGGCAGGGTGCAGTAACAGCCGCCCATATTCTTGGAAGTGCTGCCAACAAGGACGGCCTTGAAAGTACAGTCAATCCCTTTTTCGGTGCGGAAAAGCGCCTTGCGCCTGCGGAAAGCTATGTTCGTATTTCTTCAGAGAAGGTTTATGAAAAGGGGGAAGTGCTGTATCCCAACATAATTATGATCTTTCATCCCCACGTCATCACCATGGGCAAGTGCTACACCATGCCCTTTTTTGACGGACTGCAGGAAGGAGGCTCCATTCTCATAAACTCCGATGAACCCCTCATCAGTGATGAGGATCTGAAGCGTCTTTCTGATCTGAATGCAAAAATCTACTATGTACCGGGTACAAGGGTTGCCACGGAAGTCGCAGGTTCAGAGCTTTCAACCAACATTGCCATGCTCGGCGGCCTTTACGCCATGCGGAAACTCACCTCCATGGAAGCCCTGAAGGAATCCATGATAGAGCGTTTTGGTGGCGGAAAGTTTGTTGCTTCGGGAACAACGGCTGCACTGGATGATGCTGTTACGGGTAAATTTGCTAAGGTCAGTCAGATGATAGAGAAAAATATGGAACTGATTGATGCAGCCGGGGCCGCTTTGACGGAGTTCCCTCTGCCGGGAACAAAGGGAGGTGAGTGATTATGTATTTATCAGTCAGAGTGGATAAGGAAAAATGTATCGGGTGCAAAATCTGCATCACCAGTTGTCCGGAACCCAATGTATTTATTTTTTTGCCGGAGCAAAAGCTTGTGGAAGTCAATGAGAGCCGCTGCAAGGCCTGCGGACTCTGCACAACGGTCTGTGCGAAGGAAGCCCTGAAAATCGGCTGATCTGGCTGCTTTTCCTGTGTGATATTATTTGCTTTGGGGGGCAGAAATTTTGTCCTCCAAAGTGAAATGCAGAATTATTCGTCTCTGCCTTTATCAGAGCAGTGCGGGTCAGGAGACTTACAATGTGTTCAGAAAAAAAGAAGAACAGGGATACCATTGCAGAGCTGCTCCACGGTTTGCGCAATAAAGCCTTCATCACCGGCAGTGAAGCCGTTGCCGAGGCCGTTAAGCGGGCCAATGTTGATATGGCCATTGCCTATCCCATTACACCGCAGTCGGAAAGCATGCATCTGGTGGGTGAGCTTTTCGCCAAAGGGCATATCAAGGATTATTACAGGGCGGAAAACGAGTTTGCCGTCATGGCAGCGGTGCATGGTGCTGCCTTAGGTGGCGGTCGGGTCTTCACCGCCACAAGCGGACCGGGCACCCTCCGGGCCATGGAGATGTTTCCGGTATGGGCCGGTGCCAGGCAGCCCATTGTCTGTGCCTTTATGTGCCGTGGCGTTTCCCTGCCTCCATCCATTCAACCGGAAAATATTGAGATGGGGATGCTGCTGGATACGGGCATGCTGATGCTTCACGCCGAGAATGGTCAGGATTTTTTCGATATGATCCTTCAGGCCTATCTGGTGGCGGAACAGCCCGATGTTCACCTGCCCGTGGGGGTCTTTGCCGATGGTTTTTTTGTGACCCACACAAGGGAGGAAATGCTGCTGCCACCGGAGGACTGCTGTCTTCCTCCCTATGATCCGGGTTTTGCCCCGGTGCCTGTATTTGATATGGAAACCCCTCCCATGCGCATCACCCGTGATCCCCTGCTGAATAAAAGTAATTTCATCAGTGGCAACGCCAATGCCAGCTGGCATCAGGAAGTGCTGGCAGCAGCGGAGCGGGCCAGAAAGCATATCGCACATTTCATGGGCGGACTGCTGGAAGTGGAAAACCCCGGCGCAAAAATTTTCATTGCCGCATCGGGAACGGCCGTATCCCAGTCACGGGAAGCCCTGCGTATGATGCAGGCTGAGGGAATGGATGTGGGCCTTATTAAAATTAAATCCATCCGTCCCTTTCCGGGCAGCGAACTGTCTAAGGCACTGGAAGCGGCAGATCTGGTTGTGGTGCCGGAATTCAATGCAGGCGGGTGGCTTGCACGGGAAATCAGGGCAACCATCGACCGGAATCACCGTGTCATCGGTGCGCCAAGGGTTTTTGGTGGCATGACCATGCCCCCATGGCTGATTGTGGAAGAAGTCAAAAAGGCCCTTGGGGCCGGACAAAGCAGGGGAGGGTGCTGATATGTCAAAAAAGATCATTACTCCCGTAGCATCTCTGGCCCATATTCTGCCGGAGGATTACAGGGATCTGGTGGAAAAGGGTCCCCACGGAAAATCTGTGGGTATCAAAGATCTGGGCAGCTTCAAGGAAATTACCGAGGAACACCCCCACTGTGCCGGGTGCGGCGTGTCTCTGGGCGTGCGTCTGGCCCTTGCCGCACTGCCCGCCCCGGAAGATACTCTTGTGGTGGGTACTCCCGGATGTTCCTTCTTTGCCCTTTCCCAGACGGCAGTGAATTATTCCAATACCGCTTTTGGTAATCAGAATTCCGTT containing:
- the purE gene encoding 5-(carboxyamino)imidazole ribonucleotide mutase: MKTAETECPLVGIIMGSRSDWETMRHAADMLDELGVSHEVEVVSAHRTPDKLFQYAESAEERGLELVIAGAGGAAHLPGMVAAKCVLPVLGVPVQSRALNGMDSLLSIVQMPAGIPVGTLAIGRAGAINAALLAASILGIRYPQIRQAVAAYRRSQTESVLAQPDPRRQTP
- a CDS encoding 5-(carboxyamino)imidazole ribonucleotide synthase, whose product is MKIGMLGGGQLARMLALAGIPLGCEFTIFSPDREACAAPLGRSCCYDYSDAEALMDLAASSDVIGFEFENVPVRTLDFLADHLPVRPGPEALRLAQDRVHEKELFTELDIPCAAFFPVDSLEDLHRAAALIGLPAVLKARRQGYDGRGQTLIRQMDEMAPAWQLLGGQPAILESLVDFDREISVIAVRAASGETAFYALSENTHHHGILRLAVSQPHDSMQAQAERYAQRLLDRLDYVGVLALELFQAGDHLLANEYAPRVHNSGHWTIEGAATSQFENHLRAIMGLPLGSTALRGVAATINLIGTVPDMARILGTPNTCLHLYGKACKPGRKLGHVTVCADSMKQLNQILSDLSGLFSSEAVSAVAEAGHYQNQKQGGCA
- a CDS encoding carbon monoxide dehydrogenase beta subunit family protein; this translates as MRESSYKVLPGPEGYLPPAAATMGVMLPDPGQAIMEGESVDRDIALRAAARKLIEARNPVFFPGPLILWDWKPGVAEKATALKELAEAVGAKMIPMPDYRPKYPMINPAIEVNPNHPNLTIWHNKIDVCLFIGVHCHYANLALKIIRGGTDCYTIAVCAEAGHEEAMISLRDAGLCELQRLRELVIELKGGKNQ
- a CDS encoding transketolase C-terminal domain-containing protein — encoded protein: MIDQKIVDPDYLLFEAPRTSEYITGSEAVREAIKRANVDMAIAYPITPQSESMHLVGDIYAQGYVKEYFRGENEFAVMSSVAGASMAGVRVFTATGGPGTMRAFEVFPTWAGARLPIVCAFMTRGVNSPLTIQPDTIEMAYLLETGILMLHAENSQDLHDMLLMAFMVAEKTDVHIPVGVFADGFFVTHTRDKVNMLPEDCKLPSYDPYSAPVPVMDMENVPVRQMRDPFVMKSNFISYAAHASWQQEIDAAAERSRKYLNHYLGGLIDVEHEDADIFIATSGTAVSQSREAIAIAREEGINVGLIKIKSIRPFPREEICALASRAKGIIVPEFNRVGWLAKEICNVIDEPRKVVRGPRVFGGMTMPPELILAEIRRIHQ
- a CDS encoding thiamine pyrophosphate-dependent enzyme; amino-acid sequence: MKTGMLKISPGFEDIMPPEYRELVDNGPYGKNYGIGDLGSYKELLEEHPLCAGCGLALSLRLTLASLPMPEDTVIVGSTGCSALAFPQVALHNIHSLFGNQNAVASGLKRALKLRFPDKEKDVVVIAGDGATADIGLDMVMQSWLRREKITTIMLDNEAYANTGGQESGMSMQGAVLNMAPTGKKFPKLSLPEIAQTCGCAYVAAASPAKPKQLAKVVRRAILVAREIGPTYVQLYSPCPTNYKFNPKETVSLIKQREKDGLYQSKEYISQEAKAFLESIEVKK
- a CDS encoding 2-oxoacid:acceptor oxidoreductase family protein; protein product: MNAMERVFIRMSGLGGQGAVTAAHILGSAANKDGLESTVNPFFGAEKRLAPAESYVRISSEKVYEKGEVLYPNIIMIFHPHVITMGKCYTMPFFDGLQEGGSILINSDEPLISDEDLKRLSDLNAKIYYVPGTRVATEVAGSELSTNIAMLGGLYAMRKLTSMEALKESMIERFGGGKFVASGTTAALDDAVTGKFAKVSQMIEKNMELIDAAGAALTEFPLPGTKGGE
- a CDS encoding 4Fe-4S binding protein, which encodes MYLSVRVDKEKCIGCKICITSCPEPNVFIFLPEQKLVEVNESRCKACGLCTTVCAKEALKIG
- a CDS encoding transketolase C-terminal domain-containing protein yields the protein MCSEKKKNRDTIAELLHGLRNKAFITGSEAVAEAVKRANVDMAIAYPITPQSESMHLVGELFAKGHIKDYYRAENEFAVMAAVHGAALGGGRVFTATSGPGTLRAMEMFPVWAGARQPIVCAFMCRGVSLPPSIQPENIEMGMLLDTGMLMLHAENGQDFFDMILQAYLVAEQPDVHLPVGVFADGFFVTHTREEMLLPPEDCCLPPYDPGFAPVPVFDMETPPMRITRDPLLNKSNFISGNANASWHQEVLAAAERARKHIAHFMGGLLEVENPGAKIFIAASGTAVSQSREALRMMQAEGMDVGLIKIKSIRPFPGSELSKALEAADLVVVPEFNAGGWLAREIRATIDRNHRVIGAPRVFGGMTMPPWLIVEEVKKALGAGQSRGGC